In the Oncorhynchus gorbuscha isolate QuinsamMale2020 ecotype Even-year linkage group LG05, OgorEven_v1.0, whole genome shotgun sequence genome, one interval contains:
- the LOC124035547 gene encoding dipeptidase 2-like: protein MISRILHGGDFLNLGMNLMLCFLCGMTSGDPTTGSAFGLMTKYPLIDGHNDLALMLRILHGNRLSQVDLHNISKVATDINRLTTGHVGAQVFAAYVLCGAQAKDAVRLTLEQIDVINRMCTENPELELVTSAEGLNDTNRIACLISIEGGHSIDSSLPTLRMFYQLGVRSMALTHTCNTPWAESSSTIYDVYQRENDSLTDFGKDVVKEMNRLGMIVDLSHSSWATARAVLQISKAPVIFSHSSAHAVCNHSRNVPDDLLRELKENGGLIMVNLHSGFVACHGQANISIVADHFTHIRKVVGSESIGIGGDFDGASKFPLGLEDVSKYPALIQELLKRHWTDYELSGVLRHNFLRVFKEVEKERDRQKAKGTLPSEAQIDLTRVQNPCRLVLRRPDHQTTKMEQMYSKGHSELVVPRSLVWTMVILISCLCVLMDH from the exons ATGATATCGCGGATACTCCATGGAGGTGATTTTCTAAACCTGGGGATGAACTTGATGCTGTGTTTTCTCTGTGGGATGACATCGGGAGATCCTACAACAGGAAGTGCATTTGGCTTGATGACAAAATATCCTTTGATTGATGG acATAATGACCTAGCTTTGATGCTGAGGATTCTCCACGGCAACAGACTGAGTCAGGTTGACCTGCACAACATCAGCAAAGTGGCCACGGATATCAACAGACTCACAACGGGACACGTCGGCGCTCAG GTGTTTGCAGCCTACGTGTTGTGTGGCGCCCAGGCGAAGGATGCTGTGAGGCTCACACTGGAACAGATAGACGTGATCAACCGTATGTGTACAGAGAACCCAGAACTGGAGCTAGTTACATCTGCTGAAG GACTAAATGACACTAACAGGATAGCGTGTCTGATCAGCATTGAGGGAGGTCATTCTATAGACAGCAGCCTGCCAACCCTGCGTATGTTTTACCAGCTGGGGGTTCGCTCCATGGCCCTCACACACACCTGCAACACACCttg GGCTGAGTCCTCCTCAACAATTTATGATGTCTATCAAAGAGAAAATGACAGCCTAACAGACTTCGGTAAG gatgtGGTGAAGGAGATGAACAGATTGGGGATGATAGTAGACCTGTCCCATAGTTCCTGGGCCACAGCCAGGGCAGTACTGCAGATCTCTAAGGCTCCAGTTATTTTCAGCCACTCCTCAGCCCATGCCGTGTGTAACCACAGCCGCAATGTTCCTGATGACCTGCTCCGCGAACTG AAGGAGAACGGAGGACTCATCATGGTTAATCTGCACAGTGGGTTTGTGGCTTGCCATGGCCAAGCCAATATCTCCATTGTGGCTG ACCATTTTACCCACATTAGGAAGGTGGTTGGATCTGAGTCAATAGGAATAGGAGGGGACTTTGATGGAGCTTCTAA GTTTCCTCTTGGATTAGAGGATGTGTCCAAGTATCCCGCTCTGATCCAGGAGCTGCTGAAGAGACACTGGACAGATTACGAGTTGTCCGGGGTCCTCAGACACAACTTCCTACGTGTGTTCAAGGAGGTCGAGAAA gAGCGTGACAGGCAGAAAGCGAAAGGAACTCTCCCCAGTGAAGCTCAGATCGACTTGACTAGGGTTCAGAACCCCTGCAGACTGGTACTCAGGCGACCAGACCACCAGACGACAAAGATGGAACAGATGTACTCCAAGGGCCACAGTGAACTGGTGGTCCCCAGGAGTCTGGTCTGGACCATGGTTATACTAATCTCCTGCCTCTGTGTCCTGATGGACCATTAA